A genomic window from Chaetodon auriga isolate fChaAug3 chromosome 13, fChaAug3.hap1, whole genome shotgun sequence includes:
- the slc39a10 gene encoding zinc transporter ZIP10, whose translation MRVQVHTKFCFLCVLTFLFHQCNHCHGEGHSHQHGGHHDAHSDLQISQAPYVREATLLPESSSPQGHSLEEEQHFYIHQLFRRYGQKGRLDFQGFQSLLFSLGLGEVKVVGVDHEDLGHDHVAHLDALDVQDGHHSHSSTNKGHGHGHGHGHGHGHGHPDHKPSSHHPHTEQLPTKCSHLPSAASPAAAAPAGHDHEHDHDHSHGHDTEHNHDHTEVEDSDHKHSDGHVQDTHDHDHDHDHDHAHDREHKHEQVQVHSNHKDLPAQPHSDHDHSDHDHSNHDHSDHDHSGHDHSNHDHSDHDHSDHDHSDHDHSNHDHSDHDHSDHDHSDHDHSDHDHSNHDHSNHDHSDHDHSDHDHNHVHDAHTGTDIPLIDQEQRPSPQSEPSPVPQEPQISPATTESRPKKPRKPGRVRGQRGRNRSPSPLTPLSDDHDHQSEHSHENGHSHSHSHKDKREAPAGAATPTLPAHILSGHPGGLSHQHEECLNLTQLLSYYGLNPDSLISPSQFTYLCPALLYQIDSRVCIRHRHMKKEILEPVNSGLVWLSGFVSITIISLLSLLGVVLVPILKQSCFKFLLTFLVALAVGTLSGDALLHLMPHSQGQHDHSNPKTSHDTSLATAFDGVWKGLTALAGIYLLFIIEHCIGMFKHYKDHRGMKKASEEGKIGRKLSDHKLNRRSDAEWLHLKPLNEDPDSTAISCDNGHNDTQLSKLQTPDSPTNKTPLAPAKPQEDQQSPTKENGRKDKQHSHRHSHGHGHSHGGNCHSDQEMKDAGIASIAWMVIMGDGMHNFSDGLAIGAAFSETLTGGISTSVAVFCHELPHELGDFAVLLKAGMSVKQAIVYNLLSALMAYVGMLIGTAVGQYTHNVTNWIFAITAGMFLYVALVDMLPEMLHGDSEDHKRCQLGHFILQNLGMLTGFSIMLLIAIFEDQIVFDFGF comes from the exons ATGCGAGTTCAGGTGCACACCAagttctgtttcctgtgtgtgctcACCTTCCTGTTCCATCAGTGCAACCACTGCCATGGAGAAGGGCACAGCCATCAGCACGGCGGACATCACGATGCCCACAGCGACCTGCAGATTTCCCAGGCGCCCTATGTGAGAGAAGCCACTCTGCTACCGGAGTCCAGCAGTCCTCAAGGGCACTCGCTAGAGGAGGAGCAGCACTTCTACATCCATCAGCTGTTCAGACGCTATGGCCAGAAAGGCCGGCTAGATTTCCAGGGGTTTCAGAGTCTGCTGTTCAGCTTGGGTCTGGGCGAGGTGAAGGTGGTAGGTGTGGATCACGAGGATCTGGGCCATGACCACGTAGCCCACCTCGACGCGCTTGATGTGCAGGACGGCCATCATTCACATTCATCCACCAACAAGGGCCACGGCCACGGGCACGGGCACGGGCACGGGCACGGGCACGGTCATCCAGACCACAAGCCCAGCTCCCACCATCCACACACAGAACAGCTTCCCACAAAGTGCAGCCACCTGCCTTCTGCTGCCAGtccggctgctgctgcacctgcagGACACGACCATGAACATGATCACGACCACAGTCATGGGCATGACACAGAACATAACCATGATCACACCGAAGTAGAGGATAGTGACCATAAACATTCTGATGGCCATGTGCAGGACACACATGATCATGATCACGACCACGATCATGATCACGCACATGACAGAGAGCACAAACACGAGCAGGTACAGGTACACTCAAATCACAAGGACCTGCCCGCTCAACCTCACAGCGATCACGACCACAGCGATCATGACCACAGCAATCACGACCACAGCGATCATGACCACAGCGGTCACGACCACAGCAATCACGACCACAGCGATCACGACCACAGCGATCACGACCACAGCGATCACGACCACAGCAATCACGACCACAGCGATCACGACCACAGCGATCACGACCACAGCGATCACGACCACAGCGATCACGACCACAGCAATCATGACCACAGCAATCATGACCACAGCGATCATGACCACAGCGATCACGACCACAATCATGTCCATGACGCCCATACAGGCACAGACATTCCTCTCATTGACCAGGAACAGCGACCCTCTCCCCAGTCGGAGCCCTCCCCAGTCCCTCAGGAGCCACAGATCTCTCCCGCCACCACAGAAAGCCGGCCCAAGAAGCCAAGAAAGCCAGGCAGGGTCCGAGGACAGAGAGGGCGAAACAGGAGCCCGTCCCCTCTCACACCTCTGTCTGACGACCACGACCATCAATCTGAGCACAGTCACGAGAACGGCCACAGTCACAGCCATTCCCATAAAGATAAGAGAGAAGCACCAGCAGGGGCTGCCACCCCCACTCTGCCTGCCCACATCTTGTCTGGCCATCCAGGAGGATTGTCTCATCAGCATGAGGAG TGTCTGAACCTGACTCAGCTCCTCAGCTACTACGGCCTGAATCCTGACTCTCTCATCTCCCCCAGCCAGTTCACCTACCTGTGTCCCGCCCTGCTCTATCAGATAGATAGTCGTGTCTGCATCCGCCATCGCCATATGAAGAAGGAAATCTTGGAGCCTGTCAATTCCG GGTTGGTGTGGCTGTCGGGTTTTGTgtccatcaccatcatcagcctgctgtctctgctgggtGTGGTGCTCGTACCCATCCTCAAGCAGTCCTGCTTCAAGTTCCTGCTCACCTTCCTGGTGGCGCTGGCAGTGGGCACGCTCAGCGGCGACGCTCTCCTTCATCTGATGCCTCAC TCTCAAGGGCAGCATGACCACAGCAATCCCAAGACGAGCCACGACACCAGTCTGGCAACAGCCTTTGATGGAGTGTGGAAGGGTCTCACAGCGCTGGCCGGCATCTACCTGCTCTTCATCATCGAACACTGTATCGGCATGTTTAAGCATTACAAAGACCACAGG GGCATGAAGAAGGCGAGCGAGGAGGGCAAGATTGGCAGGAAGCTGTCAGATCACAAGTTAAATCGTCGCTCAGATGCAGAGTGGCTTCACCTGAAGCCCCTCAACGAAG ACCCGGACAGCACCGCCATCTCCTGCGACAACGGTCACAATGACACGCAGCTCTCAAAGCTCCAGACGCCCGACTCTCCCACCAACAAGACGCCACTGGCGCCCGCAAAGCCCCAGGAAGACCAGCAGTCGCCCACCAAGGAGAACGGACGCAAGGACAAGCAGCACAGCCACAGGCACTCGCACGGCCACGGGCACTCTCACGGAGGGAACTGCCACTCAGACCAGGAGATGAAGGACGCCGGTATAGCCAGCATCGCCTGGATGGTCATCATGGGCGACGGCATGCATAACTTCAGTGACGGCCTGGCGATAG GCGCAGCATTCAGTGAGACCCTGACAGGAGGCATCAGCACATCAGTGGCCGTTTTCTGCCATGAATTACCTCATGAACTTG GTGACTTTGCGGTGCTGCTGAAAGCGGGGATGAGCGTGAAGCAGGCCATTGTCTACAATCTGCTGTCCGCCCTCATGGCCTACGTTGGCATGCTGATTGGCACAGCTGTGGGCCAGTACACACACAATGTCACCAACTGGATCTTCGCCATCACAGCTGGCATGTTCCTTTATGTGGCTCTGGTGGATATG CTGCCAGAAATGCTTCACGGGGACAGCGAGGACCACAAGCGCTGCCAGCTGGGACACTTTATCCTGCAGAACCTGGGCATGCTGACCGGGTTCAGCATCATGCTGCTCATCGCCATCTTCGAAGACCAAATCGTTTTCGATTTTGGCTTTTAG